TGGGCAGCTCATAGTCATGGTCCAATGCAATTACTGCCTGGTACTTAGCAGCATTTTCAGCACTGTCTGCGGAAACGACCATGTCATGATCGCCACCATCTACAATAAAGTGCTGTGTCCCAGCTAATGCCACTTCCAATTCGGGGTTCGTGGAGGGCTCCTGGACAAATGGACCACCACCAGTGGCCATTCGCTGCCTTGTGTTGGCAGCAAGGATCTTCTTCCTcttcattttctcattttcccaACATTTCTTTAGTTGGGATGCAGTACGCTgcaacaaaaaaagtaaaaacaattgtAGTAATGCCATAAGTTCTGATAACTTTTCCAACATGCacagttttattatttcaataatgaTGGAAAAACACAAACTTCTGAAagcataaaatgtatattttatgcaGAATATAATCCATCTAAAATACCACAATCTGATTTTATTAGCCtatttaaatagttaatttaagTGATAGTTAAATGTGAAAGAAAAAATCGGCCAAAAATAATCTTTGCAGATGagatattttagaaaatttttatacacccttcaatgtaaaataattaaattattaactgcttaatgtcGCTGCTTTCAATAATGTGTATTAGAATTATGCAGAAATACATGATCAACTTTGGATTAACGagaggcagttaataaaaaaatttataatgaaacatTGGGTACTATATGCAGTCCAACAGATCATATGATATAAAAACACTAAAGTACGttcctttattttaataatttgctacTAACCTTGGAGACTTCTGAATAAGAATTGAAATCTTTTTCAATCTCCTGCCAAGCTTTCCGCTTTTCGGCGACGTTTTTGAAATCCGTTTTTTTGGCTTCCACTATTTTTGCCCTATTTTccactaatgaaaataaaattgacttCTCATTCATAGAAAACCTTTCGGCAAATTGCCTCGGAGCACAATCCATAACGACCACGTGGATCGGTGGATAcacaaatgtttattattttcacatacaaaaaaataaatatacaatatagGTTTCCTATTGGCCGAGGTTATGTCGTCATGAACGACGTCATTGATTTCGGGCCTTATTCGAGTAAACTCGGCCACCTTCGTAATTAAGTAGCATTCTTCACTTTACTTTGTAAAACCTAGCCGGGATATACTAAAATATTTCTAACATACGAAATTTAGTGAACTTCAAATCCTTCACTAAAGGAAGTACGAGTAGACACTTGGCTTCTAGTAGAATCTGTGCATACGGCCCTAagtggtcacttttatctggcgagtgtccagacctcaccttcttagaccgtggtaaTGACACAATAAATCCCACTTATTTGCATTCTGCAGCAGACGCCATCTATCggcgccgggtgcatcaccatGTTACAGGTTACGAGCGTAGTCATAGAGATTTAGGTAAAAAATATCCTGCGGTatcggggcagccatgtttgtttcagggaccgtgcgaccggaaggagaatctgatagattatttatcacgcctggtaattctctacctctgatactctcatgcccgcctgatacaaccagtatcaatcagttcaacattcactgcagttcgtcctggccgtgtatcatcaccatgttgcgggctgtcatgctttgtagttagtatctttatagtgaaataaggaatggataagtgcacgaaaaagacttcatttgtgtggaattttttcacggaaaataatgagtttgctaattataatttgtgtaaacaaaaactgagttataaatcatcgactaatctgaagaaacatttgaaaaaacattgatatagtatgctcactaatgtacctatctgtttttttattttttatttttgataaaatcgtgaatttttaatgtataaaaacactagttactaattgttttcgaaaaaagaaagtccatatgttgattacatctgttattagtgtcaactgagaatttatttgcattttcatagctgttaggtgcacaaatataaatattatatcttgtattaatgtactttttaatattaaaatttcattagttttattattgaacgagacggtgcacgcactgcgcactgagcgtactttgaagtaggacaataaacaaaacgacttgtaaccagggctgccactctgatattcatgaaaaacctagataacctacaaaaaaaaccagacacatgggtaaaaaaacccagatgcgtctaaaattctatcgttgaaaatatttgcgtactaattcaaaaatataaacataactggttttaatataaaacaattaattaccttacaagactgaaaacggttaaatacaaccaatacaagaaaattacactgcagcaaaatggctgtataagtaattcttggaccagcacatataaaaaaacctacaaatatatacatgacaaaacaaacaccatcactgcattctttaaaccggtaattgtttttataaaactgcatcatgtacgttagtctttattcagagtctgattctacaagattggtttgaaggttaattgttgcattggttttgtgttctgcaagcctctttgaagaatgtgtctaatttaatattcgacttagcttcttgaaaactagttttgtgtttatatgtatttttgtgtgtgaaacacatagacttgacgtcgtccggccgacgaccaccccagagcccgacctgcacccgccagtatacgctcccgctaacggaacacacccctggccatggcccacccgagtcaggcgagctgaacagcgattaaaggcaaacccgcgaaaacctgagtagacaagagaagaaccgtacccattcctcctggaacattaaattaggattttagcgacaataaagtctcttccagacacacccatttagagtctagcgtaatgaggtcaaacctggcgcaagagaggccgagcctccctcggacgccatgccagttcggcagttcagcacagctcacggaccggggcggacctacgtcccacggaggggcaacaacctttgtcttcatcgaaagtaatgtccggtaaatatagtcactaattaacagaaccccttttttaacttaacctctccgtgagtacccggtcccccttttcggtccaggacctaatccgaccgcatcagtttaaagacaccccgcaccacacttggccagcggggttgatcttcagtatacggcacgggccgcctcccgcaactaacagaactttacttaaggtcacgcgcactgcgctgaccacaaacctgcaagggagcttggacaaacttaattgcggtgcgtgtttcaccacagtgggcacaacacccgcgcagagacattcgtatacgggattggccgtctccaaccgcccaccccttaactcagtgtatttttgtgtcccgtattttgtattactaacttacgttacccgagtaacgagtgccacgtaacttgtgcgcgcccccttaattcagtgtatttttgtgtcccgtattttgtattactaacttacgttacccgagtaacgagtgccacgtaacttgtgcgcgcccccttaattcagtgtatttttgtgtcccgtattttgtattactaacttacgttacccgagtaacgagtgccacgtaacttgtgcgcacccccttaattcagtgtacttttgtgtcccgcctttgtattacgaaattacgttacccgcgtaaccagtgagacgtatgagacgtaacagcgtccgaggcccacgtaacgcggaacacaaacaatacggcgccacggaataacgagtaaaccccccccccccggggacctctgtagagtgttgtattgtgtacgactcgctcctatgaataaaaggtacgacaccaccacctcaactccacgtctcttatttaaacatcatctcacgcaacaccgccgccggccctagtgggccacgcaggggcacatatatccacgaccccaaactcacgactagagccgagctagtctggcgcccacccggacaatacgtatcaagaaccgccttttcccactaggagccacaccgggactcgagcccgagaccccggacgacggcagacttgtttgcatttatcaaacagatattgcaacagatacagtagctactacctttattattgttttaggtataaaaataattaaaattataaaaaacctagaattgttggaattcattatttaaaaacccagaaacccaaacaccattggaaaaacccagatctgggtggaaaaacccatgagtggcagcc
The DNA window shown above is from Bacillus rossius redtenbacheri isolate Brsri chromosome 2, Brsri_v3, whole genome shotgun sequence and carries:
- the LOC134529563 gene encoding myb/SANT-like DNA-binding domain-containing protein 3; the encoded protein is MDCAPRQFAERFSMNEKSILFSLVENRAKIVEAKKTDFKNVAEKRKAWQEIEKDFNSYSEVSKRTASQLKKCWENEKMKRKKILAANTRQRMATGGGPFVQEPSTNPELEVALAGTQHFIVDGGDHDMVVSADSAENAAKYQAVIALDHDYELPISESMSEEEITYEVEVDSPQVRKKDALLSGRSNKSNTRREVAIEDELQHRLHKLNSTEKREIEHHKLLMLEQKLRVRAARTAAIYTKELHEQAKNHCEEEHKLRMELMKSGNGKTL